The Anoxybacillus flavithermus genome has a segment encoding these proteins:
- a CDS encoding S-adenosylmethionine decarboxylase proenzyme yields MDTMGRHVISELWGCDFDKLNDMEFIEKTFVDAALKSGAEIREVAFHKFAPQGVSGVVIISESHLTIHSFPEHGYASIDVYTCGHLDPTIAADYIAEALGAQTRETIELPRGMGPIEIKQAKAL; encoded by the coding sequence ATGGATACAATGGGTCGTCACGTTATCTCAGAACTTTGGGGATGCGATTTTGATAAGTTAAATGACATGGAGTTTATTGAAAAAACATTTGTTGATGCAGCGTTAAAATCTGGTGCAGAAATTCGTGAAGTTGCGTTTCATAAATTTGCACCACAAGGCGTTAGTGGCGTTGTCATCATTTCTGAATCACATTTAACCATTCACAGTTTTCCAGAACACGGTTACGCGAGCATCGATGTGTACACATGTGGGCATCTAGATCCAACGATTGCGGCTGACTATATTGCAGAAGCGTTAGGTGCGCAAACGCGTGAAACAATTGAATTGCCTCGTGGTATGGGTCCAATTGAAATTAAACAAGCAAAAGCTTTATAA
- a CDS encoding transcriptional regulator NrdR: MKCPSCHHNGTRVLDSRPADEGRSIRRRRECERCHFRFTTFERVEETPLIVVKKEGTREEFSREKILRGLIKACEKRPVALEQLEEVTQQIERELRNSGINEVKSETIGEMVMEQLSKIDEVAYVRFASVYRQFKDLNVFIEELKELIKKEQGERA; this comes from the coding sequence ATGAAATGCCCGTCGTGTCACCACAACGGAACGCGTGTGCTCGACTCGCGTCCTGCCGATGAAGGGCGTTCTATTCGTCGCCGTCGTGAATGTGAACGTTGCCATTTTCGATTCACAACGTTTGAAAGGGTGGAAGAAACACCGTTAATTGTTGTGAAAAAAGAAGGAACGCGAGAAGAATTTAGTCGTGAAAAAATTTTGCGTGGTCTTATTAAAGCGTGTGAAAAACGACCGGTTGCGCTTGAACAGCTAGAGGAAGTGACGCAGCAAATTGAACGAGAGTTGCGCAATAGCGGGATCAATGAAGTGAAAAGCGAAACGATCGGTGAAATGGTGATGGAACAGTTATCAAAAATTGACGAAGTCGCTTATGTTCGTTTTGCTTCTGTATACCGCCAGTTTAAAGATTTAAATGTCTTTATCGAGGAATTAAAAGAATTAATTAAAAAAGAACAAGGAGAAAGGGCATAA
- a CDS encoding DNA polymerase I: MANKLVLIDGNSIAYRAFFALPLLHNDKGIHTNAIYGFTMMLMKLIEEEKPTHILVAFDAGKTTFRHEVYTEYKGGRQKTPPELSEQFPFLRELLDAYNIRTYELENYEADDIIGTLATKAEKEGFDVVIISGDRDLTQLASERIHVHVTKKGITDMERYTPKHVLEKYGLTPAQIVDLKGLMGDASDNIPGVPGVGEKTALKLLKEYGTVEHVLASLEHISGKKLKENLQTYREQALLSKQLATIRRDVPLTLSLDELAWHSYDAERVAALFQELGFTSLMDKIGQSSQEQLSLTDISFVTVQTIDEHMLTKEGALVVEVLDENYHQAPIVGFALVNERGHFFIPTDIALASSRFKRWLEDEQCKKSVFDAKRAIVALKWNGIELKGVDFDLLLAAYLLNPTDANGDVAAVAKTKQYTDVQSDEEVYGKGAKQAIPPTNVLAEHLVRKAKAIASLKETYIQELKRNEQFELLVHLELPLTFILAQMEFYGVKVDVDRLEQMGKEFTAQLEQIEQRIYELAGTTFNINSPKQLGTILFEKLQLPIVKKTKTGYSTSADVLEKLAPYHEIIEQILHYRQLGKLQSTYVEGLMKVVRKDTGKVHTIFQQALTQTGRLSSTEPNLQNIPIRIEEGRKIRQAFVPSSDDWVIFAADYSQIELRVLAHIANDENLIAAFHHDLDIHTKTAMDIFHVKEDEVTAHMRRQAKAVNFGIVYGISDYGLSQNLGITRKEAAEFIERYFRSYPGVKRYMEEIVQDAKQKGYVTTLLHRRRYLPDITSGNFNVRSFAERTAMNTPIQGSAADIIKKAMIDLANRLHEERLQTRLLLQVHDELILEAPKEEIELLKKIVPDVMENAVSLRVPLKVDYHFGPTWYDAK, translated from the coding sequence TTGGCAAACAAACTTGTTTTAATTGATGGCAATAGCATTGCTTATCGCGCTTTTTTTGCATTGCCGCTTTTACATAACGATAAAGGCATTCATACCAACGCCATTTACGGTTTTACAATGATGTTAATGAAGCTCATTGAAGAAGAGAAGCCGACGCATATACTCGTTGCGTTCGACGCAGGAAAAACGACATTTCGTCATGAAGTATACACAGAATATAAAGGTGGGAGACAAAAAACGCCACCGGAATTATCGGAACAGTTTCCGTTTTTACGCGAACTGCTTGATGCATATAACATTCGTACGTACGAACTTGAAAATTATGAAGCAGACGATATTATCGGAACGCTTGCCACGAAAGCAGAAAAAGAAGGGTTTGACGTCGTCATTATTTCTGGAGATCGTGATTTAACACAATTAGCGTCTGAACGCATTCATGTGCATGTGACGAAAAAGGGTATAACAGATATGGAGCGATATACACCAAAACACGTATTGGAGAAGTACGGGTTAACGCCTGCACAAATTGTTGATTTGAAAGGATTAATGGGCGATGCATCAGATAATATCCCAGGCGTTCCCGGAGTCGGAGAGAAAACAGCATTAAAATTATTAAAAGAATATGGAACGGTTGAACATGTGCTTGCCTCACTTGAACATATTTCTGGAAAAAAACTAAAGGAAAACTTGCAAACGTACCGTGAACAAGCGTTACTAAGTAAACAGTTGGCAACTATTCGTCGCGACGTTCCATTGACACTATCGCTCGATGAGTTAGCATGGCATTCGTATGATGCGGAACGGGTAGCAGCGCTATTTCAAGAGCTCGGTTTCACATCGCTTATGGACAAAATTGGTCAAAGTTCACAAGAACAACTATCATTAACCGATATTTCGTTTGTTACGGTTCAAACGATTGATGAGCACATGTTGACAAAAGAAGGTGCACTTGTTGTCGAAGTACTTGATGAAAATTATCATCAAGCGCCTATTGTTGGCTTTGCGCTTGTGAATGAGCGTGGACACTTTTTTATTCCGACGGACATAGCTCTCGCTTCATCACGATTTAAAAGATGGCTTGAAGATGAGCAGTGCAAAAAAAGTGTGTTTGATGCCAAACGAGCGATTGTTGCGCTGAAGTGGAACGGTATTGAACTTAAAGGTGTCGATTTTGATCTATTATTAGCTGCATACTTGCTCAATCCGACCGATGCGAATGGGGATGTGGCAGCCGTTGCAAAAACGAAGCAATATACGGATGTACAAAGCGACGAAGAAGTATATGGAAAAGGAGCGAAACAAGCTATTCCGCCGACAAATGTATTGGCTGAACATCTCGTACGAAAGGCGAAAGCGATCGCTTCGTTGAAAGAAACATATATTCAAGAACTAAAGCGAAATGAACAATTTGAATTGCTTGTACATTTAGAATTACCGCTGACGTTCATTTTAGCACAAATGGAATTTTACGGTGTGAAAGTGGATGTTGATCGTTTGGAGCAGATGGGAAAAGAGTTTACTGCCCAACTCGAACAAATTGAGCAACGCATTTATGAACTTGCAGGAACAACGTTTAACATTAATTCTCCGAAACAACTAGGAACGATTTTATTTGAAAAACTTCAGTTGCCGATTGTGAAAAAAACGAAAACAGGTTATTCTACCTCAGCGGACGTTCTAGAAAAGTTAGCGCCATACCATGAAATTATTGAGCAAATTTTACACTATCGTCAGCTCGGAAAATTACAATCCACATATGTCGAAGGCTTAATGAAAGTCGTCCGAAAAGATACAGGAAAAGTGCATACGATTTTTCAACAAGCGTTGACTCAAACGGGACGTTTAAGCTCTACAGAGCCTAATTTACAAAATATTCCGATTCGTATTGAGGAAGGAAGAAAAATTCGTCAAGCGTTTGTCCCTTCCTCAGACGATTGGGTTATTTTTGCAGCCGATTATTCTCAAATCGAGTTGCGCGTTTTAGCGCATATTGCTAATGATGAAAATTTAATTGCCGCGTTTCACCACGATCTCGATATTCATACGAAAACGGCGATGGATATTTTTCATGTCAAGGAAGACGAAGTGACCGCTCATATGCGCCGTCAAGCGAAAGCAGTTAATTTTGGCATCGTTTATGGGATTAGCGACTACGGATTATCGCAAAACTTAGGCATTACGCGCAAAGAGGCAGCCGAATTTATTGAACGATATTTTCGAAGTTATCCGGGTGTAAAACGGTATATGGAAGAGATCGTACAAGATGCAAAACAAAAAGGATATGTGACGACATTGCTTCATCGTCGTCGTTATTTGCCGGATATTACAAGTGGCAATTTCAATGTCCGTAGTTTTGCAGAACGGACAGCGATGAACACACCAATTCAAGGAAGTGCGGCCGATATTATTAAAAAAGCGATGATTGATTTAGCTAATCGTTTACATGAAGAACGACTGCAAACTCGTTTGTTGCTGCAAGTACATGACGAATTGATTTTAGAAGCACCAAAGGAAGAAATTGAATTGTTGAAAAAAATCGTACCAGATGTGATGGAAAATGCAGTATCATTACGTGTTCCACTAAAGGTCGATTACCACTTTGGACCGACGTGGTATGATGCGAAGTAA
- a CDS encoding DNA-formamidopyrimidine glycosylase encodes MPELPEVETVRLTLLPLVVGKTIERVKVHWPKIIQHPDVATFCERLKGQTIHNIGRRGKFLLFQLDDVVLVSHLRMEGRYIYEKEDAPFDQHTHIFFTFTDHTELRYRDVRKFGTMHLFSKGEELHVPPLSSIGVEPFDEQFTVAWLTDQLQRTKRTIKATLLDQTIVAGLGNIYVDEVLFRSSIHPERTAATLTIREIEALHEAIVQTIQEAIEKGGSTVRTYVNTQGKIGTFQTQLYVYGRVNKPCRRCGEPIVKTTVANRGTHYCKHCQT; translated from the coding sequence ATGCCAGAACTACCTGAAGTGGAAACGGTGCGGCTCACGCTTCTTCCGCTTGTTGTTGGCAAAACGATTGAACGTGTGAAAGTGCATTGGCCAAAAATCATTCAGCACCCTGATGTAGCTACGTTTTGTGAGCGTCTGAAAGGACAGACGATTCACAATATCGGGCGGAGAGGTAAATTTTTGCTTTTTCAATTGGATGATGTCGTCCTCGTTTCTCATTTGCGTATGGAAGGACGTTATATATATGAAAAAGAAGATGCTCCATTTGATCAACATACACACATTTTTTTTACATTCACAGATCATACGGAACTTCGTTATCGCGATGTGCGAAAATTTGGTACGATGCATTTATTCAGTAAAGGGGAAGAATTACATGTCCCTCCTTTATCAAGTATTGGGGTTGAGCCGTTCGATGAGCAATTTACGGTTGCATGGCTTACAGATCAACTTCAACGAACAAAACGCACAATAAAAGCGACATTGCTTGATCAAACGATTGTCGCAGGATTAGGCAATATTTATGTCGATGAAGTATTATTTCGTTCGTCCATTCATCCAGAGCGGACAGCAGCAACGTTAACGATACGAGAAATCGAAGCATTACATGAGGCAATTGTTCAAACGATACAAGAAGCGATTGAAAAAGGTGGGAGTACCGTTCGAACGTACGTCAATACGCAAGGGAAAATCGGAACATTTCAAACGCAATTGTACGTATATGGGCGTGTAAATAAGCCGTGCCGGCGATGCGGGGAGCCCATTGTCAAAACAACGGTTGCAAATCGCGGCACACATTATTGTAAACATTGCCAAACGTAG
- a CDS encoding primosomal protein DnaI: MMKPIRETIHHLMNRHDFKERYEAMKRDILNDPHVQSFLRGHDVTDAMLNRHLGKLYEFVQQSKHCERCPSLEQCPNLLKGYTPHLIWQGKNIDVQYERCARKVQDDERKKQQSLIRSLFIPRDMLQASFEKLETDDLGRIEAIELANTFASTYEVGKRTKGLYLYGSFGVGKTYLLSAMANELAKRHIASFLVYVPEFVRSLKSSLQTDAFQDTIEYAKQVPVLMLDDLGAELMSSWWRDEVLGPILQYRMLEHLPTCFTSNFDLKRLTHHLAHSQRGEEEQVKAARMIERIVYLATPIEMKGKNRRIEM; this comes from the coding sequence ATGATGAAACCAATTCGGGAAACTATCCATCATTTGATGAATCGTCATGATTTTAAAGAGCGATATGAGGCGATGAAGCGCGATATTTTAAACGATCCACACGTTCAATCTTTTTTACGTGGTCATGATGTGACAGATGCGATGTTAAATCGTCATCTTGGAAAATTGTATGAATTTGTACAACAAAGTAAACATTGTGAGCGTTGTCCAAGTTTAGAACAATGTCCGAATTTGCTGAAAGGTTATACGCCTCATTTAATTTGGCAAGGGAAAAACATTGATGTACAGTACGAGCGCTGCGCTCGCAAAGTGCAAGACGATGAACGAAAAAAACAACAGTCGCTCATTCGTAGTTTGTTTATCCCGCGTGATATGTTACAAGCATCGTTTGAGAAGCTAGAAACGGACGATCTTGGACGTATTGAAGCGATCGAACTTGCGAATACATTTGCATCGACGTATGAAGTAGGTAAACGAACAAAAGGACTATATTTATACGGATCATTTGGAGTAGGAAAAACATATTTGTTATCAGCGATGGCAAATGAGTTAGCGAAAAGGCATATCGCTTCATTTCTCGTATATGTACCAGAGTTTGTTCGCTCGTTAAAATCATCGCTTCAAACGGATGCGTTTCAAGATACGATTGAATACGCAAAACAAGTCCCTGTGCTTATGCTTGATGATTTAGGGGCAGAGCTCATGTCAAGCTGGTGGCGCGATGAGGTGCTCGGACCGATTTTGCAATATCGCATGCTTGAACATTTGCCGACATGTTTTACATCAAATTTTGATTTAAAACGTCTGACACATCACTTAGCTCACTCCCAGCGAGGAGAAGAAGAACAAGTGAAAGCGGCGCGAATGATTGAGCGAATTGTCTATTTAGCTACTCCGATTGAGATGAAAGGAAAAAATCGACGAATTGAAATGTGA
- a CDS encoding sporulation membrane protein YtaF codes for MITWSLFLLAFAVSIDGLTVGITYGMRNVHVPLRSLLIISFFSCMTFLVAMGIGRMLYMFFSPTVANAMGGGILIMLGLWMLIQFMLKSDDKEEKFLMNVEIRSLGIVIQILRKPTMADFDRSGTITGMEAVFLGIALSLDAFGAGVSAALLNYSVMFTTFLVCLLSFSFLFSGLKIGKSFGKYDWLQKYSFLPGIMLIVIGIFKMR; via the coding sequence ATGATTACATGGTCTTTATTTTTGCTTGCGTTTGCTGTAAGCATTGATGGGTTGACTGTCGGTATTACGTATGGTATGCGGAATGTACATGTTCCGCTTCGTTCGTTGCTGATTATTTCGTTTTTTTCATGCATGACATTTTTAGTAGCGATGGGCATTGGTCGCATGCTATATATGTTTTTTTCGCCAACCGTTGCCAACGCAATGGGTGGGGGGATATTAATCATGTTAGGATTATGGATGCTCATTCAATTTATGCTGAAAAGCGATGATAAGGAAGAAAAATTTTTAATGAACGTAGAAATTCGTTCGCTCGGCATTGTCATTCAAATTTTGCGCAAACCAACGATGGCTGATTTTGACCGTTCAGGAACGATTACAGGGATGGAGGCTGTATTTTTAGGAATCGCCTTGTCGCTCGATGCGTTTGGCGCAGGCGTAAGCGCGGCGCTTTTGAACTATTCTGTGATGTTTACAACGTTTCTCGTTTGCTTGCTTAGCTTTAGCTTCTTATTTAGCGGTTTAAAAATCGGCAAGTCGTTCGGAAAATATGACTGGCTACAAAAATACTCGTTTTTACCCGGAATTATGCTTATCGTCATTGGTATTTTTAAAATGAGATAG
- a CDS encoding type I glyceraldehyde-3-phosphate dehydrogenase (NAD-dependent; catalyzes the formation of 3-phospho-D-glyceroyl phosphate from D-glyceraldehyde 3-phosphate; active during glycolysis), translating into MKARVAINGFGRIGRMVFRKAIMDNDVDIVAINASYPPETLAHLIKYDSNHGKFDGDVVPVEDGLIVNGKKVQLLHSRDPRLLPWGELQIDIVIEATGKFNAKEKAMMHVEAGAKRVILTAPGKDEDVTIVMGVNEHMLSPEHVIISNASCTTNCLAPVVKVLDEAFGIENGLMTTVHAYTNDQKNIDNPHKDLRRARSCAQSIIPTTTGAAKALALVLPHLKGKMHGMALRVPTPNVSLVDVVVDVKKDVTVDEVNEAFMQAARGTLKGILDVTMEPLVSIDFNTNPHSAIVDGLSTMVIENRKVKVLAWYDNEWGYSCRVVDLTKLVAKQLLKNETVAMS; encoded by the coding sequence ATGAAAGCGAGAGTAGCGATTAACGGGTTCGGACGCATTGGACGTATGGTGTTCCGAAAGGCTATTATGGACAATGATGTTGACATTGTAGCGATTAATGCGAGCTATCCGCCTGAAACGTTAGCTCATTTAATAAAATATGATTCGAACCACGGTAAATTTGATGGGGATGTCGTTCCTGTTGAAGATGGTTTAATTGTAAATGGAAAAAAAGTACAACTATTACATTCACGTGATCCACGACTATTACCGTGGGGAGAGCTTCAAATCGATATCGTTATCGAAGCAACGGGAAAGTTTAACGCAAAAGAAAAGGCGATGATGCACGTTGAAGCGGGAGCAAAGCGCGTCATTTTAACTGCACCAGGAAAAGATGAAGATGTGACGATTGTTATGGGAGTCAATGAACATATGCTTTCTCCAGAGCACGTCATCATTTCAAACGCTTCATGCACAACAAACTGTTTAGCACCTGTTGTGAAAGTGCTTGATGAGGCGTTTGGTATCGAAAATGGGCTTATGACAACTGTTCATGCCTACACAAACGATCAAAAAAACATCGATAATCCACATAAAGATTTACGTCGAGCACGTTCATGCGCACAATCGATCATCCCGACAACAACAGGGGCAGCCAAAGCGTTAGCACTTGTATTACCACATTTAAAAGGAAAAATGCATGGTATGGCATTGCGCGTTCCAACACCAAATGTTTCACTTGTTGACGTCGTTGTCGATGTGAAAAAGGATGTCACAGTCGATGAAGTGAATGAAGCGTTTATGCAAGCAGCTCGTGGAACGTTAAAAGGCATTTTAGACGTGACAATGGAACCGCTTGTATCCATTGATTTTAATACAAATCCACATTCTGCGATTGTTGATGGGTTATCGACAATGGTGATCGAAAATCGAAAAGTAAAAGTGTTAGCGTGGTATGATAATGAATGGGGCTATTCATGTCGCGTTGTTGATTTAACAAAACTTGTTGCGAAACAATTGTTAAAAAATGAAACGGTTGCGATGTCATAA
- a CDS encoding cytosolic protein has translation MKWKYIFTNHNETSERHPDEQLKSRYYKTTQSAALQVVKEMFEQMDGCHIVAVSAERGEISVSLTKGRKVFVVATIVSVRPFETAIDFSVTTETKSLPIDFGFSRQLIIRLYDQLGKRLPYIGSGIYGDK, from the coding sequence ATGAAATGGAAATATATATTCACGAATCATAATGAAACATCGGAACGTCATCCGGATGAGCAACTAAAAAGCCGTTATTACAAAACGACGCAATCTGCTGCATTACAAGTAGTGAAAGAAATGTTTGAACAGATGGACGGGTGTCACATTGTTGCCGTCTCAGCAGAACGAGGAGAAATAAGTGTATCACTCACGAAAGGAAGAAAAGTATTTGTCGTCGCAACTATTGTTTCTGTTCGTCCATTTGAAACAGCTATTGATTTTTCAGTTACGACAGAAACAAAATCGCTTCCAATTGACTTCGGATTTAGTCGCCAACTCATTATTCGTTTATATGATCAATTAGGGAAAAGACTCCCATATATCGGATCGGGAATATATGGGGATAAGTAG
- a CDS encoding dephospho-CoA kinase, giving the protein MVLTIGLTGGIASGKSTVAAMFRDLHIPVIDADEIAHRVTAIDGEAYQLIVETFGSDILDSNGAIDRRRLGAIVFHDEQKRKQLNAIVHPLVRQHMLKQKEQYARKGEKAVVLDIPLLFESNLEHLVDRILVVYVDEQIQLRRLCERNGFSFEEAWARIKSQMPLEQKRKKADAVIDNNGTIEQTKRQLYERLVEWGILEK; this is encoded by the coding sequence GTGGTGTTAACGATCGGATTAACAGGGGGCATCGCTAGTGGAAAAAGTACGGTCGCGGCGATGTTCCGTGACTTACATATTCCTGTCATTGATGCAGATGAAATCGCTCACCGTGTCACAGCCATCGACGGTGAAGCGTATCAACTAATTGTTGAAACGTTTGGAAGCGACATTTTAGACTCAAATGGTGCGATTGATCGACGTAGGCTTGGTGCGATCGTATTTCATGATGAACAAAAGCGAAAACAGTTAAATGCCATTGTTCATCCGCTCGTACGTCAACATATGCTAAAACAAAAAGAGCAATATGCAAGAAAAGGGGAAAAAGCTGTTGTTCTCGATATTCCGCTTTTATTCGAAAGTAATTTAGAACATCTCGTTGATCGTATTCTCGTTGTGTATGTAGATGAACAAATTCAACTTCGGCGCCTTTGCGAACGCAATGGCTTTTCGTTTGAAGAAGCATGGGCGCGTATAAAATCGCAAATGCCGCTCGAACAAAAACGAAAAAAAGCAGATGCTGTCATCGATAATAATGGAACGATCGAACAAACGAAACGACAACTATACGAACGCTTAGTTGAGTGGGGTATCCTTGAAAAATAG
- a CDS encoding Replication initiation and membrane attachment protein, with the protein MEYSWKELIAVDRYIVHANGVLSELDRKVLTLLYQPLIGAQAYSLYMTLWSELEQARLWSEETTHHSLMAIMQCSLPTIYAERLKLEGIGLLNTYMKRTGADDERVFIYELRLPLTPEQFFTDGVLNVFLYDRVGKTKFQKLKKFFSDRAIDHTSFVPVTRSFHDVFSSIQPEKMIHKLSDEAKQEVTLQDGHQYIGKEQAMYTMRDDIFDFDAFYAGLSHHLVPRRAITEKVKEAIKKLAFLYGIGPLDMQKIVMGVIDPAEQIDIEALRKAAQEWYQFERGEALPRLYDRVQPLAERTMAHVEPKNEEEYLMKQLETVSPRQLLMDFSGGAEPALADLQLIEEMMFKQKLPPGVMNVLIYYVMLRTDMKLPKKYVEKIASSWARKKVRTVKQAMELAKKEAREYETFMKEKEKKGAKKPIRTELLPDWLQTDYSQFERKQTRSEEELEQKRRELEERLKKPKS; encoded by the coding sequence ATGGAATATAGTTGGAAAGAATTAATTGCGGTCGACCGGTATATTGTCCACGCCAATGGCGTTTTAAGCGAACTAGATCGGAAAGTATTGACACTTTTATATCAACCGTTAATTGGTGCGCAGGCGTATAGTTTATATATGACGTTATGGAGCGAACTTGAGCAAGCACGTTTATGGAGTGAAGAGACAACCCACCATAGTTTAATGGCAATTATGCAATGCAGTTTGCCAACGATATACGCTGAACGTTTAAAACTTGAGGGAATCGGGTTGTTAAATACGTATATGAAGCGAACAGGTGCAGATGATGAACGCGTATTTATTTACGAGCTTCGTCTTCCGCTTACACCAGAACAATTTTTTACTGATGGCGTGTTAAACGTATTTTTATATGACCGTGTAGGAAAAACGAAATTTCAAAAGTTGAAAAAGTTTTTTTCTGATCGTGCTATTGATCACACTTCTTTTGTACCTGTGACGCGCTCATTTCACGATGTATTTTCATCGATCCAGCCTGAAAAAATGATTCATAAGTTAAGCGACGAAGCGAAACAAGAAGTAACGCTCCAAGACGGGCATCAGTATATAGGAAAAGAACAAGCGATGTATACGATGCGAGATGATATATTTGATTTTGACGCATTTTATGCAGGACTGTCTCATCATCTCGTCCCACGTCGCGCGATTACTGAGAAAGTAAAAGAGGCGATCAAAAAGCTAGCTTTTTTATATGGCATTGGCCCGCTTGATATGCAAAAAATTGTGATGGGCGTCATCGATCCAGCCGAACAAATTGATATCGAAGCGTTAAGAAAAGCAGCGCAAGAGTGGTATCAATTTGAACGTGGTGAAGCGCTTCCGCGGCTATATGATCGCGTGCAACCGTTAGCGGAGCGGACGATGGCGCATGTCGAGCCAAAAAACGAAGAAGAATATTTAATGAAACAGCTCGAAACCGTTTCACCGAGACAATTACTCATGGACTTTTCTGGTGGAGCTGAACCAGCGTTAGCGGATTTGCAGCTAATTGAAGAAATGATGTTTAAGCAAAAACTGCCACCAGGCGTCATGAATGTACTTATTTATTACGTCATGTTGCGTACAGATATGAAGCTTCCGAAAAAATATGTAGAAAAGATCGCAAGTTCATGGGCGCGAAAAAAGGTGCGTACCGTCAAACAAGCGATGGAATTGGCGAAAAAAGAAGCGCGTGAATACGAAACATTTATGAAAGAAAAAGAGAAAAAAGGGGCGAAAAAGCCGATTCGTACCGAGCTGTTGCCAGATTGGCTACAAACAGACTATTCACAATTTGAACGAAAACAAACGAGATCAGAAGAAGAGCTGGAACAAAAGCGGCGCGAGTTGGAAGAACGGTTGAAAAAGCCGAAAAGTTAG
- a CDS encoding sporulation protein, whose translation MIYIVFQDGQDAQRLFTELNKAPQPYGKLLYDDKTITVFFHESDASHMRTMFIPILTSCIIRAFEARWILSIISRTFFYENEEEQQQILQLTYSFIDGERHDYRLGKKMNIPREQLIAKSLHECLHEGVFSFESLITFRLKPYYDRLMHYVELAIDEYKLEQEYQAFVQLLREIVASRQPQMNVLHLVYENDTFQFFDDCFFHLSSQQLKQFIDRRLMVSQPMYIDTSVLAPLVSMAPEKIYMYTDVTDVGMIQTIQNVFQERIELRPPLDFPKKYAYNDIHNE comes from the coding sequence TTGATTTATATCGTATTTCAAGATGGACAAGATGCACAACGGTTATTTACGGAATTAAACAAAGCACCGCAACCATACGGGAAGTTGCTTTACGATGACAAGACGATTACCGTTTTTTTTCATGAATCAGATGCGTCGCACATGCGCACAATGTTCATTCCGATTTTGACTTCATGCATCATTCGAGCGTTTGAAGCACGTTGGATTTTATCAATTATTTCACGCACGTTTTTTTATGAAAATGAAGAAGAACAACAACAAATTTTACAGCTTACTTACTCGTTTATTGACGGAGAAAGGCACGACTATCGTCTCGGAAAAAAGATGAATATACCGCGTGAGCAACTTATTGCTAAATCTCTACATGAATGTTTACATGAGGGCGTATTTTCGTTCGAGTCGCTTATAACTTTTCGGTTAAAGCCATATTATGACCGGCTTATGCATTATGTTGAATTAGCGATTGATGAATACAAACTAGAACAAGAATATCAAGCGTTCGTGCAATTGTTGCGCGAAATTGTTGCATCACGACAGCCACAAATGAACGTCCTTCATTTAGTATATGAAAATGATACGTTCCAATTTTTCGACGATTGCTTTTTTCACTTATCTTCTCAACAATTAAAGCAGTTTATTGATCGTCGTCTCATGGTGAGTCAGCCGATGTACATTGATACATCTGTATTAGCACCGCTCGTGTCGATGGCACCGGAAAAAATATATATGTATACAGATGTCACAGATGTAGGGATGATTCAAACGATTCAAAATGTGTTTCAAGAGCGAATAGAGCTTCGACCACCTCTTGATTTTCCAAAAAAATATGCTTATAATGACATACATAATGAATAA